The DNA segment TCGCCTCCGACATGGACCGAACCTCCGACGACCGCGCCGACGTCGACGACCTGCTGAAGGTGATTCTGGGGCTCGCTATCGTGTGGCTTCTCCTGGAGATCCTCGGCGCCGTGCTGGAGGTCACGTTCGCGCTCTTGGACGCGCTTCCGACGCTTATCGTCCTCGCGATCGTCGTGTTAATCGCCTTACGGCTCACCGACCGGATCTGAGGCGTGTTCAGCCTGAACGTCCCGCTCCCGCCCGCGCTCGGCGAGCTCGCGGCCGATCTCCACCCGAAACTCTCGGGGTTCGACCGCGTGCGCGACCGTCACACGCTCGTCTGCAAGCGCCTCGGCGTCGGGGACGTCCCGGATCGCGTCGCGGGCGACGCTCCCTCCGCCCCGCCGAACGCCGCTTCCGGCGCCGATCCGACCCTCTCCAAGCCTGACGCGCTCGCGGCGCTCCGCGAGGACCTCCGACCGCTGCTGTCGGGAACCGACCCGTTCGACGTCGCCGTGACCGGCGTCGACGTCTTCGACGCGCCGGCGTCCGGCTCGCGGCCGGTGGTGTACCTCGCGATCGAGAGCGAGGCTCTCGTTCGGCTCCATCACCGTCTGTGCGCCGCTTACGGCGCGATCGAGGGGATCGAGGGCGACGACTTCGTCCCGCACGTCACCCTGGCGCGCGGCGGCAATCCCGACCCGGGCGTCGTGGCCGACCTCGTGAGCGCGGAGATCGAGCCGATCCGGTGGCGCGTCCACGCGATGGAGGTGTACGACCCCGAGTTCCGCGAGGTCGCCGCGACTATCCATTTATAAATAGGCCCCCGTGACTCGTCGGTGAACTGTTTCGAATTCCCACCCGCTCGGCGATACGCTGCTGAACGATGGTTCCGGGGGAAGGCCCCCAAAGCCCCAGCCGCGACGGCTCGCGCGGCTTGCTGCGTTCCTCGCTCGGTCGCTTTCGCTCCCTCGCTGCGGTACTTGCCGCGCCGTGCTTCGCCCTCGCGGCTGCCCCTTTGAGCCCCGCCCCGCACGGCGACTGCACCTCGCGCCCGTCGGGCGCTCGGAGGCGCGCGCCACCGCTATCGATTTATAAATAACACGTCGCCGTCAGCGGTCACTGCTTACCGCCGCCCTCGCTGCTGCCGGCATCGTCGCCCCCGCTCGGCTCGTCGACCGCGTGGTGCGGCCCGACCGGGCCGTGCGTCGGGCAGACACCGGCGATGGGGGTCGCGTTGAGACAACAGGCGCGCTGCCGGCTCGCGATGACGCCCCGCGAGAGGGGCTCGCCGCAGCGCCGGCAGTACGCCGGGGTCCCGGCGTCGGTCATCCCTACCGCTCGCGGATGCGCATCGGTACCGGATGGTCCGGGTGCATCGTCAGCGAACCGCGCAGCGAGAGCTCGGGACCCTCGTACTCGAGGTCGTACTGCGAGCAGACCTTCGCCAGGATCAGCTTCGCCTCCAGCAGCGAGAACGCCTTCCCGATGCAGTGGCGCGGCCCGCCGCCGAACGGGAAGTACGCGAATCGCGGACGCTGGCTCCGACGCTCCGGTTTCCACCGGCTCGGGTCGAACGTCTCGGGGTCGTCGTACCAGCGCGGCGACCGGTGGACTACCCACTGCGACAGCATGAGCGCGGACCCCTCCGGGATCCGGTACCCTCCGATCTTCACGTCGAGCTTCGGCTCGCGGAACAGGGTGTAGACGGGGGGATACAGTCGCATCGACTCGTTGAGCACGCGCTCGGTGTACTTCATCTCGCGGGCGTCGGCGGCGGTGGGGGCGCCGCCGGAGGCGGCGGCGGTCGCGTCGTCCGCTGCGCGACCGCCATCGGTCGCGTCGTCCGATGCGCGACCGCCACCGACCGCCGCTTCGGCCTCCGCGGCCACCCGCTCGCGGGCCTCGGGGTGGTTCGAGAGCAGGTAGAACGTGTACGTCAGCGCGAGCGCCGTCGTGTCGTGGCCCGCCAGTAACATCGTCACCAGCTCGTCGCGGAGGTTCTCGTCGGTCTGCTCGCCGCGGTCGCGGGCGCGTAGGAGGACGGAGAGGAGGTCCATCGGGAGGTCCCCGTCGCCGTCGCCGGCGGGGCCGCGCACCGCGACGCCCTCGGGGCCGGCGGGGTCCACGGACGGGTCGCGCTCGGTCCCGCGCCGGCGCTCCACGATCCCGTCGATCACGGACTCGAGGGTGTCGATGGCGGCGTCGAACTCGCGGTTCTCGCGGGTCGGCACCCAGTTCGGGATCAGGAAGCGGCGGGGGTCGGGCTCGAACCGGGCGCCGAGCGGCTCCAGCTTCTCCTGTACCGTCTTCACCTCCTCGTCGGTGATGTCGGCGCCGAACATCGCCGACACGATGATCTTGACGGTGAGGCGGGCGACTTCGAGCTGGACGTCGACCACGTCGCCGTCGCTCCAGTCCGCGAGCTGCGACTCGGTGTGGTCGACCATCGTCCCCGCGAGCGCCCCGATTCGTTGGTTGTGGAAGGAGGGATTCGCCAGCCTCCGCTGGCGCTGCCACGCCTCGCCCTCGCTCATGAGGAGGCCGTTCCCGAGCAGGGTGTCCATGGCGTCGTCGCCGAACTGCGGCTTCCGGTAGCGCTCGGCGTCGGCGACGAGGACGCGCTCGACGTCGGCGGGGTTCGTCAGCAGGTACGTCTCCCGGGGGCCCAGGTCGAACCGGACGACGTCTCCGTAGCTGTCGGCGCAGGCGCGCATGAACGAAAACGGGTCGTCGGCGTACTGGCGGCCGTTGCCGAAGACGGGATCGCCGATGGGTCCGGGCGGCGTGACGGACATACCAAAAGCAGGGCCTCGGCGAGGTTAAACGTTCGGCGGCGGGGAGAACTGGCGGGCCGTGAGGCGGCCGATAGACCCCGGACCGCTTCGGGTTCGTTCCGCCTACTGCCGGGCGTCCAGCCGCTC comes from the Halorubrum depositum genome and includes:
- a CDS encoding DUF7554 family protein, which encodes MDRTSDDRADVDDLLKVILGLAIVWLLLEILGAVLEVTFALLDALPTLIVLAIVVLIALRLTDRI
- a CDS encoding 2'-5' RNA ligase family protein, with translation MFSLNVPLPPALGELAADLHPKLSGFDRVRDRHTLVCKRLGVGDVPDRVAGDAPSAPPNAASGADPTLSKPDALAALREDLRPLLSGTDPFDVAVTGVDVFDAPASGSRPVVYLAIESEALVRLHHRLCAAYGAIEGIEGDDFVPHVTLARGGNPDPGVVADLVSAEIEPIRWRVHAMEVYDPEFREVAATIHL
- a CDS encoding cytochrome P450, encoding MSVTPPGPIGDPVFGNGRQYADDPFSFMRACADSYGDVVRFDLGPRETYLLTNPADVERVLVADAERYRKPQFGDDAMDTLLGNGLLMSEGEAWQRQRRLANPSFHNQRIGALAGTMVDHTESQLADWSDGDVVDVQLEVARLTVKIIVSAMFGADITDEEVKTVQEKLEPLGARFEPDPRRFLIPNWVPTRENREFDAAIDTLESVIDGIVERRRGTERDPSVDPAGPEGVAVRGPAGDGDGDLPMDLLSVLLRARDRGEQTDENLRDELVTMLLAGHDTTALALTYTFYLLSNHPEARERVAAEAEAAVGGGRASDDATDGGRAADDATAAASGGAPTAADAREMKYTERVLNESMRLYPPVYTLFREPKLDVKIGGYRIPEGSALMLSQWVVHRSPRWYDDPETFDPSRWKPERRSQRPRFAYFPFGGGPRHCIGKAFSLLEAKLILAKVCSQYDLEYEGPELSLRGSLTMHPDHPVPMRIRER